A section of the Streptomyces sp. SLBN-118 genome encodes:
- a CDS encoding D-2-hydroxyacid dehydrogenase, which yields MSEPTLLVLAADPPPRLGRLAGRVRVQYAGEQTLASQLPHADVLLVWDFTSEAVRAAWPGEGPRPRWVHTPSAGVDRLLCPELIASDTVVTNARGVFEEPIAEYVAGLVLAMAKDLPGTLELQRQRRWRHREGLRVAGTRATVVGAGPIGRAVARTLEALGVTVAVVGRTERVGIHGAEDLDPLLARADWVVSAAPLTEATRGMFDARRFGLMQPSARFINIGRGPLVVENDLMAALNKRWLAGAALDVFASEPLTPDSPLWDVPGLIVSPHMSGDTVGWRDRLGEQFVELYELWEAGKPLPNVVDKKRGYVPMHDVSAD from the coding sequence ATGTCCGAACCCACTCTTCTGGTGCTTGCGGCCGACCCTCCGCCCCGTCTCGGCCGGCTGGCCGGACGGGTCCGCGTCCAGTACGCCGGCGAGCAGACCCTCGCGTCTCAACTTCCGCACGCCGACGTGCTGTTGGTGTGGGACTTCACCTCCGAGGCGGTACGCGCCGCCTGGCCGGGCGAGGGGCCGCGCCCGCGCTGGGTGCACACCCCGAGCGCGGGCGTCGACCGGCTGCTCTGCCCGGAACTGATCGCTTCCGACACCGTCGTCACCAATGCGCGAGGAGTCTTCGAGGAGCCGATCGCCGAGTACGTGGCCGGTCTGGTCCTGGCCATGGCCAAGGACCTCCCGGGCACCCTGGAACTCCAGCGGCAGCGGCGCTGGCGCCATCGCGAGGGCCTGCGGGTAGCGGGCACCCGGGCCACCGTCGTCGGTGCGGGCCCCATCGGCCGGGCGGTGGCCCGCACCCTGGAGGCGCTGGGTGTCACCGTGGCGGTCGTGGGCCGTACCGAGCGCGTCGGCATCCATGGCGCCGAGGACCTGGATCCGCTGCTCGCCCGCGCCGACTGGGTGGTGAGCGCCGCGCCGCTCACGGAGGCGACGCGCGGGATGTTCGACGCGCGGCGCTTCGGTCTGATGCAGCCGTCGGCACGGTTCATCAACATCGGTCGCGGGCCCCTGGTCGTCGAAAACGATCTGATGGCCGCGCTGAACAAGAGGTGGCTCGCGGGCGCGGCACTCGACGTCTTCGCATCGGAGCCGCTCACGCCCGACAGCCCGCTCTGGGACGTGCCGGGGCTGATCGTCTCGCCGCACATGAGCGGCGACACGGTGGGCTGGCGCGACCGGCTCGGGGAGCAGTTCGTGGAGCTGTACGAGTTGTGGGAGGCCGGAAAGCCGCTCCCGAACGTGGTCGACAAGAAACGTGGGTACGTCCCCATGCATGACGTCTCCGCTGACTGA
- a CDS encoding amidase: MTSPLTDLTARQLLTGYEKGDFTPVDATLAALERIEVVQPLVNAFVRVDAEQALAQARASAGRWHRGEPQGMLDGVPVTVKDLLLQRGGPTLRGSKNISEQGSWDEDAPSVARLRAHGAVFLGKTTTPEFGWKGVTDSPRHGVTGNPYDPARTAGGSSGGSAAAVALGAGALSIGTDGGGSIRIPASFCGVFGLKPTYGRVPLYPSSPFGTLSHAGPMTRDAADAALMLDVISGEDWRDWSHLGPAAGVRGTLAEGVKGLRIAYSPSFGGQVAVRPAVASAVRRAVGALAGLGAYIEEADPDIADPVEAFHTLWFSGAARLLQPYGPRRRELLDPGLREIAGRGARYSALEYLAAVDTRMALGRRMGRFHTSYDLLVTPTLPITAFEGGAETPGRSEHRRWTGWTPFTYPFNMTQQPAATVPCGLDEDGLPIGVQLIGPRHADAVVLRAAHALYESGAAAIPAPTLP, from the coding sequence ATGACGTCTCCGCTGACTGACCTCACCGCACGCCAACTGCTCACAGGCTATGAAAAGGGCGACTTCACGCCCGTCGACGCGACCCTCGCGGCGCTGGAGCGGATCGAGGTGGTGCAGCCGCTGGTGAATGCCTTCGTCCGGGTCGACGCCGAACAGGCACTGGCCCAGGCCCGCGCATCCGCCGGGCGCTGGCACCGGGGCGAGCCGCAGGGGATGCTCGACGGGGTTCCGGTGACCGTCAAGGACCTGCTGCTGCAGCGCGGCGGCCCGACCCTGCGCGGCTCGAAGAACATCTCGGAGCAGGGGAGTTGGGACGAGGACGCCCCGTCCGTCGCACGGCTGCGCGCGCATGGCGCGGTCTTCCTGGGCAAGACGACGACCCCCGAGTTCGGCTGGAAGGGCGTGACCGACTCCCCGCGGCACGGGGTGACGGGCAATCCGTACGATCCGGCGCGCACGGCGGGCGGCTCCAGCGGTGGCAGCGCCGCGGCCGTGGCGCTCGGCGCGGGTGCGCTCTCGATCGGCACGGACGGCGGCGGTTCGATCCGTATCCCCGCGTCCTTCTGCGGCGTCTTCGGGCTGAAGCCGACGTACGGGCGCGTGCCGCTGTACCCGTCGAGCCCGTTCGGCACGCTCTCGCACGCGGGCCCGATGACCCGCGACGCCGCGGACGCCGCGCTGATGCTCGATGTCATCAGCGGCGAGGACTGGCGGGACTGGTCGCATCTGGGCCCGGCGGCGGGCGTGCGCGGCACGCTCGCGGAAGGCGTGAAGGGGCTGCGCATCGCCTACTCGCCGTCCTTCGGCGGACAGGTGGCGGTGCGCCCGGCGGTCGCGTCCGCGGTACGGCGGGCGGTGGGGGCGCTCGCAGGACTCGGCGCGTACATCGAGGAGGCGGACCCCGACATCGCCGACCCGGTGGAGGCGTTCCACACCCTGTGGTTCAGCGGTGCGGCCCGGCTGCTCCAGCCCTACGGGCCCCGCCGGCGGGAGCTGCTGGACCCGGGGCTGCGGGAGATCGCCGGGCGTGGCGCGCGGTACAGCGCGCTGGAGTACCTGGCGGCCGTCGACACCCGGATGGCGCTGGGCAGGCGGATGGGCCGCTTCCACACCTCGTACGACCTGCTGGTCACCCCGACCCTGCCGATCACGGCGTTCGAGGGGGGCGCGGAGACCCCGGGGCGTTCGGAGCACCGGCGCTGGACGGGGTGGACACCGTTCACGTACCCCTTCAACATGACGCAACAGCCCGCCGCGACGGTGCCGTGCGGCCTCGACGAGGACGGGCTCCCGATCGGGGTCCAGCTGATCGGCCCGCGGCACGCGGACGCGGTGGTGCTGCGTGCGGCGCACGCGCTGTACGAGTCGGGTGCGGCGGCGATCCCCGCGCCTACGCTCCCGTAA
- a CDS encoding thiopeptide-type bacteriocin biosynthesis protein gives MNSPTWCQANVAFPDWERAEIVALAQLAPLLRTAEDEGALTAWFLVRKHPCWRVRYLPVAYAQDRIGQGLDALIADGYIKGWTEIIYEPEVHAFGGAEAMASAHRLFHRDSRSLLDHLQVDAGKHRRETSLMLCSLLMRSAGLDWYEQGDVWARVGAHRAQPRGTERNSRDRLHTAVQRLISVKGEDLIRTGGPLAHIAGWVRAYTDAGRELAHLTASGQLHRGLRDVLAHHVLFAWNRIGLPYLTQAALAAAAKTVIFGPDPTIERTAADRVETP, from the coding sequence ATGAACTCACCCACCTGGTGCCAGGCCAACGTCGCGTTCCCGGACTGGGAACGCGCCGAGATAGTGGCTCTGGCCCAACTCGCCCCGCTCCTGCGCACCGCAGAGGACGAAGGCGCACTCACCGCGTGGTTCCTCGTCCGCAAACACCCGTGCTGGCGCGTGCGCTACCTCCCTGTCGCTTACGCGCAGGACCGCATCGGCCAGGGCCTGGACGCGCTGATCGCCGACGGGTACATCAAAGGGTGGACGGAGATCATCTACGAACCCGAGGTGCACGCCTTCGGCGGCGCCGAAGCCATGGCATCCGCTCACCGCCTCTTCCACCGCGACAGCCGAAGCCTGCTGGACCACCTCCAGGTCGACGCCGGCAAACACCGACGCGAGACATCCCTCATGCTTTGCAGCCTCCTGATGCGCTCCGCCGGACTGGACTGGTACGAGCAGGGAGACGTCTGGGCACGCGTCGGTGCCCACCGTGCACAGCCCCGAGGTACCGAACGGAACAGCCGCGATCGACTTCACACAGCCGTCCAACGGCTGATCTCTGTGAAAGGTGAAGACCTGATACGCACGGGCGGACCACTGGCCCACATCGCCGGATGGGTCCGCGCCTACACCGACGCCGGACGGGAACTGGCCCACCTCACAGCTTCCGGGCAGCTGCACCGCGGCCTGCGTGACGTCCTGGCCCACCACGTGCTTTTCGCTTGGAACCGGATCGGCCTGCCCTACCTCACGCAGGCCGCCCTCGCAGCCGCCGCCAAGACCGTCATCTTCGGCCCCGACCCCACCATCGAAAGGACCGCTGCGGACCGTGTGGAAACCCCCTGA
- a CDS encoding lanthionine synthetase C family protein produces MTTTAPAPAALSTADRLAHGLADPRAVWPGGRPDVGRSWPQSLAGGASGIALLHIERARTGRGDWDTAHTWLAAAVHGEVSAAANANLYFGAPALAFITHRAASASSRYLRVLERLDEATLTVTRTRLAEAHLRIDRAERPPMEEFDLIQGLSGLGAYHLSRHPHHEITYDVLAYLVRLTEPLPNPAGLPPWWMNVATTGAPSADYHQGHGNFGLSHGIGSALSVLSLALLRDLAVPGMVDAVERICAWTDQWRQGDETGPWWPGMISMEQATDGHVHPDLRPRPSWCYGVSGTARAQQLAGLALRDPVRVRAAENAILATLRDPLQLDKLPEIGLCHGMAGLLHAAWRMSTETGNTAITAELPRLADRLITALDQDDHDPELLDGAAGAALALHTLGTGSAPAPHWDTFLALA; encoded by the coding sequence GTGACCACGACAGCCCCCGCCCCCGCCGCGCTGTCGACCGCCGACCGGCTGGCGCACGGCCTGGCCGACCCCCGCGCCGTGTGGCCCGGCGGCCGGCCGGACGTCGGCCGCTCGTGGCCGCAGTCTCTCGCCGGAGGAGCCTCGGGAATCGCGCTGCTGCACATCGAGCGCGCCCGGACCGGCCGCGGCGACTGGGACACCGCGCACACCTGGCTGGCCGCGGCCGTGCACGGCGAAGTGAGCGCAGCGGCCAACGCAAACTTGTACTTCGGCGCCCCGGCCCTCGCGTTCATTACGCACCGCGCGGCCAGCGCATCGAGCCGGTACCTGCGCGTCCTGGAACGCTTGGACGAGGCGACCCTCACTGTCACCCGGACCCGTCTGGCCGAGGCCCACCTGCGCATCGACCGCGCCGAGCGGCCCCCCATGGAAGAGTTCGACCTGATCCAGGGCCTGTCCGGGCTGGGCGCCTACCACCTGAGCCGACACCCGCATCATGAGATCACCTATGACGTCCTGGCCTACCTGGTGCGCCTGACCGAGCCTCTGCCCAATCCGGCCGGGCTGCCGCCGTGGTGGATGAACGTCGCGACTACCGGTGCACCCAGCGCCGACTACCACCAGGGGCACGGGAACTTCGGGCTCTCCCACGGCATCGGCTCCGCGCTGTCCGTGCTGTCTCTGGCTCTGCTGCGCGACCTGGCCGTGCCCGGCATGGTCGATGCGGTCGAGCGGATCTGTGCCTGGACCGACCAGTGGCGCCAAGGTGACGAGACCGGCCCCTGGTGGCCGGGCATGATCTCGATGGAGCAGGCGACCGACGGGCATGTCCATCCAGACCTTCGGCCCCGGCCCTCCTGGTGCTACGGCGTCAGCGGCACCGCCCGCGCCCAGCAGTTGGCCGGACTCGCCCTCCGCGACCCGGTACGCGTACGTGCAGCCGAGAACGCGATCCTTGCGACCCTGCGCGACCCGCTCCAACTGGACAAGCTCCCCGAGATCGGGCTGTGCCACGGCATGGCCGGGCTGCTGCACGCCGCGTGGCGGATGTCCACCGAGACGGGCAACACCGCCATCACCGCGGAGTTGCCGCGCCTGGCCGACCGTCTGATCACCGCGCTCGACCAGGACGACCACGACCCGGAACTCCTCGACGGAGCCGCCGGAGCAGCCCTCGCCCTGCACACCCTCGGCACGGGCAGCGCGCCCGCACCGCACTGGGACACCTTCCTCGCCCTGGCGTGA
- a CDS encoding lantibiotic dehydratase, with protein sequence MYRYVDAAVVRAAAWSPDRQVAWPELTEPSANTASWRAWLQQAWQTADFATAVTSASPDLTRRVNQICAGQSLPDPDVRRTVLSVLRYLLRARTRATPFGLFAGVAAARIGAAPALRVGTGHQAAARPDAAWTTALIDRFEEHSGLRPHLMLLTSNLTVEYDGYVVIEHRPRGARDGGPEHVQIRMTVPVREALDSARTPILWSDLTAKLSASFPTAPLAAIEKLLASLVRQRFLITSLRPAMTVTDPLAALLKHAQHLAPAESAELRDAPKPALDLRVDWDLVVPETVAKEAAAAAKALTRLAPRAALTGWTEWHSRFLERYGPRAVVPVVDAVDVLGYPSGYLGATTAQAPSPLPDRDSRLITLAHAAGMRRRLEVQLDDAELEELAATDPGHPVQPSTEVTVRIHAAGVPALEQGEFTLHVVGVARSAGATTGRLLGLLDAEDRHRMTEVYAQLPGVHRDALVAQISSTPLYVRAENVARAPRATELVISLGDYQDSDTSLVPVTDLAVTADAERLHLVSLSRRRPVHTLLLNAVDLGHHTHPLARFLIEAPVALAVPCTGFMWGSAASNLSFLPALRYGRTILSPARWLLTSDDLPGASAPWPQWDEALTQWRRDVHLPERVYLSEADQCMALDLAEPSHRALLRTHLDRDGKVTLRPAPGPRDLGWTGGRAHEVVIPLAAAYQSVAPVRGSGHVVGREHGHLPGCDNRIYLQLHGHRDRQDSLLTQRLPTLLEELGGARWWFVRYRDPEDHLRVRLTCAPGALGSAIEKVGEWTRQLRHSGLITHASVETYRPETGRFGGPAAMDAAEEYFAADTDAALAQLAAQAGKNAPDGRAVTAASMVDIATGLIGDDAEAMRWLIEHTRTDTTAPPRAVYRQAVDLVNADPSGLDARVTASWSARRVALNAYRSALEDAKTLHPQDLLADLLHLHHVRMCRPGLPQERAHLHLARAAALSWTARARRTP encoded by the coding sequence GTGTATCGCTACGTTGATGCAGCAGTGGTAAGGGCGGCCGCGTGGAGCCCCGACCGTCAGGTGGCCTGGCCGGAGCTGACCGAACCGTCCGCGAACACCGCGTCGTGGCGGGCGTGGCTGCAACAGGCCTGGCAGACGGCCGACTTCGCGACCGCCGTCACATCCGCCAGCCCAGACCTCACGCGTCGAGTGAACCAAATCTGTGCCGGCCAGTCGCTGCCGGACCCCGACGTACGCCGCACGGTGCTGTCCGTGCTGCGCTACCTGCTGCGCGCCCGCACGCGCGCCACCCCGTTCGGTCTGTTCGCCGGGGTCGCGGCCGCGCGAATAGGCGCCGCCCCCGCGCTGCGCGTGGGCACCGGGCACCAGGCAGCCGCCAGGCCCGACGCGGCATGGACCACGGCCCTCATCGACCGGTTCGAGGAGCACAGCGGACTGCGGCCCCATCTCATGCTGCTCACCTCCAACCTCACCGTCGAGTACGACGGGTACGTGGTGATCGAGCACCGCCCACGCGGCGCGCGCGACGGCGGTCCCGAACACGTGCAGATACGCATGACCGTACCGGTCCGCGAAGCCCTGGACAGCGCGCGGACTCCGATCCTGTGGAGCGACCTCACCGCCAAGCTCTCCGCCAGTTTCCCGACCGCGCCGCTCGCCGCGATCGAGAAGCTACTCGCGAGCCTGGTCAGGCAACGATTCCTGATCACCAGCCTCCGCCCGGCGATGACGGTCACCGACCCGCTCGCCGCCCTCCTCAAACACGCGCAGCATCTCGCGCCCGCTGAGTCAGCAGAGTTACGCGACGCCCCCAAGCCCGCGCTCGACCTGCGGGTGGACTGGGATCTGGTCGTCCCGGAGACGGTGGCGAAGGAGGCGGCAGCGGCCGCCAAGGCGCTCACCCGCCTCGCACCCCGTGCGGCGCTGACCGGATGGACGGAGTGGCACAGCCGGTTCCTTGAGCGGTACGGGCCAAGGGCGGTCGTACCCGTCGTGGACGCCGTCGACGTGCTCGGGTACCCGTCCGGCTACCTCGGGGCCACCACCGCGCAGGCGCCCTCCCCGCTGCCCGACCGCGACAGCCGACTCATCACGCTCGCCCACGCCGCCGGGATGCGGCGCCGCCTCGAAGTCCAGCTCGACGATGCCGAGCTCGAGGAACTGGCTGCCACAGATCCTGGCCACCCCGTGCAGCCGAGCACTGAGGTGACCGTCCGCATCCACGCCGCGGGCGTTCCGGCCCTGGAACAGGGCGAGTTCACGCTTCACGTCGTCGGGGTGGCACGCTCGGCCGGAGCGACCACCGGCCGCTTGCTGGGCCTGCTGGACGCCGAGGACCGCCATCGCATGACCGAGGTGTACGCCCAACTGCCCGGCGTCCACCGGGACGCGCTCGTCGCGCAGATCAGCTCCACTCCGCTGTACGTACGCGCCGAGAACGTCGCGCGCGCCCCGCGGGCGACAGAGCTGGTGATCTCACTCGGCGACTACCAGGACTCGGACACGAGCCTGGTTCCCGTGACGGATCTGGCGGTGACCGCCGATGCCGAACGGCTGCACCTGGTCTCGCTCTCCCGCCGCCGCCCGGTGCACACGTTGCTGCTGAACGCGGTGGATCTGGGCCATCACACGCATCCGTTGGCACGGTTCTTAATCGAGGCACCCGTCGCGCTGGCCGTTCCGTGCACCGGGTTCATGTGGGGCAGCGCCGCCTCCAACCTGTCGTTCCTGCCCGCGCTGCGCTACGGGCGCACGATCCTGTCTCCGGCCCGCTGGCTCCTCACCAGCGACGATCTGCCCGGCGCGTCGGCACCGTGGCCGCAGTGGGACGAAGCCCTGACCCAATGGCGCCGTGACGTTCATCTGCCCGAGCGGGTGTACCTGAGCGAGGCCGACCAGTGCATGGCCCTGGACTTGGCGGAGCCCTCACACCGGGCCCTGCTACGTACGCACCTGGACCGCGACGGCAAGGTGACGCTGCGCCCCGCGCCTGGGCCCAGGGACCTGGGATGGACCGGCGGCCGCGCTCACGAGGTCGTCATCCCCCTGGCCGCCGCATATCAATCCGTCGCCCCCGTCCGAGGATCGGGCCACGTCGTCGGCCGCGAGCACGGCCATCTGCCCGGCTGCGACAACCGCATCTATCTTCAGCTCCACGGGCACCGCGACCGGCAAGACTCCCTCCTGACCCAGCGCCTGCCGACCCTGCTCGAAGAACTGGGAGGAGCCCGGTGGTGGTTCGTTCGCTACCGAGACCCCGAGGACCACCTCCGCGTCCGTCTGACCTGCGCGCCCGGCGCACTCGGCTCCGCCATCGAGAAGGTCGGCGAGTGGACCCGGCAGCTTCGGCACAGCGGCCTGATCACCCACGCCAGCGTGGAGACCTACCGCCCGGAGACCGGCCGCTTCGGCGGCCCTGCGGCGATGGACGCGGCCGAGGAGTATTTCGCCGCCGACACCGACGCCGCCCTGGCCCAACTCGCCGCGCAGGCCGGGAAGAACGCACCTGACGGCCGCGCGGTGACCGCGGCGAGCATGGTGGACATCGCTACCGGCCTCATCGGGGACGACGCCGAGGCGATGCGCTGGCTGATCGAGCACACCCGCACGGACACGACCGCGCCGCCCCGCGCCGTCTACCGCCAAGCCGTCGACCTGGTGAACGCCGACCCTTCGGGCCTTGACGCGCGCGTCACCGCGAGCTGGTCCGCACGCCGCGTGGCGCTGAACGCCTACCGCAGTGCGCTGGAGGACGCGAAGACGCTGCATCCGCAAGACCTGCTCGCGGACCTGCTGCATCTCCACCACGTCCGGATGTGCAGGCCGGGACTGCCCCAAGAACGCGCACACCTGCACCTGGCCAGAGCCGCCGCCCTGAGCTGGACGGCACGAGCAAGGAGAACACCGTGA
- a CDS encoding FxLD family lanthipeptide, whose amino-acid sequence MTVQLERPVAPAQPAGEDQQAPGLADFDLDITIVEGGPAADQLIRLTSDGCNSTCATACVSCP is encoded by the coding sequence ATGACCGTTCAACTGGAGCGCCCGGTTGCTCCTGCGCAGCCGGCCGGCGAAGACCAGCAGGCGCCCGGCCTGGCTGACTTCGACCTGGACATCACCATCGTCGAAGGCGGCCCCGCCGCGGACCAGCTCATCCGCCTGACGAGCGACGGCTGCAACTCGACGTGCGCGACCGCGTGCGTGAGCTGCCCGTAG
- the fxlM gene encoding methyltransferase, FxLD system — translation MTTASDSTVGEPAALRAAMVSALREEGAVTSEPVAAAFVAVPRHRFAPDAPLELAYDLHRTVPVKKDEHGLDISVMSAAHLQAVMLEQADIEPGMKVLEIGSGGYNAALIQEIVGSDGAVTTVDIDRDIVERARMCLDDAGYGQVKTALADGEAGVPDGAPYDRIIVTAAAWDIPPSWISELAEKGRLVVPLTARGTTRSIAFDRDGGDLLSRSYCLARFVPMQGDGAAEERKVMLRDGVAVQTDDVRVRLDGQALNQALDTPRLERWSGAAYDLPDELELYLSLNLPRAARLHAAEHIVEQGLVEPSALYGVPALVGEDSIAYRTRRENEDTGGFESGVIAHGPQAEALAEAYVYLLRRWAQNHRRRGAATFRYLPGPAPSSLPQDAVLKRHGIVTVSWH, via the coding sequence ATGACAACTGCCAGCGACTCGACTGTTGGTGAACCCGCCGCACTGCGCGCGGCTATGGTCAGCGCACTCCGTGAAGAGGGCGCGGTCACGTCCGAGCCGGTCGCCGCTGCCTTCGTCGCAGTGCCGCGGCACCGGTTCGCACCCGACGCGCCCCTGGAACTCGCCTACGACCTCCACCGCACTGTGCCGGTCAAGAAGGACGAGCACGGCCTCGACATCAGCGTCATGTCCGCCGCTCACCTCCAGGCCGTGATGCTGGAGCAGGCCGACATCGAGCCCGGCATGAAGGTCCTGGAGATCGGCTCCGGCGGCTACAACGCCGCGCTCATCCAGGAAATCGTAGGCAGCGACGGGGCGGTCACCACGGTCGACATCGACCGCGACATCGTCGAACGCGCCCGTATGTGCCTGGACGACGCCGGGTACGGCCAGGTGAAGACGGCACTCGCCGACGGCGAGGCAGGCGTTCCCGACGGGGCACCGTACGACCGGATCATCGTCACCGCGGCCGCGTGGGACATCCCTCCGTCGTGGATCAGCGAGCTTGCCGAGAAGGGCAGGCTCGTCGTCCCTCTGACGGCACGCGGCACTACCCGCTCGATCGCGTTCGACCGCGACGGCGGGGACCTGCTCAGCCGTTCCTACTGCCTGGCGCGCTTCGTGCCCATGCAGGGCGACGGCGCCGCCGAGGAGCGCAAGGTGATGCTGCGTGATGGCGTTGCTGTGCAGACCGATGACGTGCGGGTGCGCCTCGATGGCCAGGCGCTGAACCAGGCTCTGGACACCCCGAGGCTGGAGCGCTGGTCTGGGGCAGCCTATGACCTGCCGGACGAGCTGGAGCTGTACCTCTCGCTCAACCTTCCGCGCGCGGCCCGGCTGCACGCGGCTGAGCACATCGTCGAGCAGGGGCTCGTGGAGCCCTCGGCGCTGTACGGCGTGCCCGCCCTGGTCGGCGAGGACAGCATCGCTTATCGCACCCGCCGTGAGAACGAGGACACCGGCGGATTCGAGAGCGGCGTAATCGCCCACGGTCCGCAGGCCGAAGCCCTCGCGGAGGCGTACGTGTACCTGCTCCGCCGCTGGGCCCAAAACCACCGCCGCCGGGGAGCTGCGACGTTCCGGTACCTCCCGGGCCCCGCTCCGTCCTCCCTGCCCCAGGACGCCGTGCTGAAGCGCCACGGCATCGTCACGGTGTCCTGGCACTAA
- a CDS encoding ATP-binding protein, whose translation MTLNMEAELLAGVRRIVREHLRWWRVDAEASDRLLSAVNELLTNVLDHTARDDNGFRMASLLVQQVPDGVTAIVRDNDPRPPVPVAANPLAECGRGLALVRALVDESSVSTTDAGKDVWIFVSDLGSTERR comes from the coding sequence ATGACGCTCAACATGGAGGCCGAGCTCCTGGCCGGCGTCCGGCGCATCGTGCGTGAGCACCTTCGTTGGTGGCGCGTTGACGCTGAGGCCTCCGACCGACTGCTCAGCGCCGTAAACGAGCTGCTGACGAACGTTCTGGATCACACCGCACGGGATGACAACGGGTTCCGGATGGCGAGCCTTCTCGTCCAGCAAGTCCCCGACGGAGTCACTGCGATCGTGCGCGACAACGACCCCCGCCCGCCGGTGCCAGTGGCTGCCAATCCGCTCGCCGAGTGCGGGCGCGGCCTGGCCCTCGTGCGCGCCCTGGTCGATGAGTCCTCCGTTTCGACCACCGATGCCGGCAAGGACGTCTGGATTTTCGTGTCGGACCTTGGATCCACCGAGCGCCGCTGA
- a CDS encoding helix-turn-helix transcriptional regulator, producing MPQPEKKLDPGASPQEWFGYELRLRRKAEELSARALGRLVQVSDDVILNIEKGKYPSCQRELAQRLDGILETGGVFDRAWPMAFDPRDADRKRSDADKRPAGRREGTVQVREGRILGRDEPSPRPGSPEPVDRRSFLQVSGLAAIAPIDLTQAFAPSGLTLPESVGASHIDQIQEVATSISSWDNTFGGGGMVRDVAGRAMQWSAGLLQAQCPEHMRADLFAAVSRLGVVVGASAFDSYAHEEATTTFKFAADCAEEAGDWHLRAKTYSLLARQAVWIGQPDDGLTYAEKGLVRRDRLTATEQAMLHTARARAFGKMGNVRDCMAAVGEADDAFTQARPAEDPAWMAYYDEAQHNGDTAHALFDLAILAGQDPGRAIRRFYTAVKGHSEAFKRSRALSRTKLAALLMAKGDPRQAAVIGHDSLDEVGRLTSRRAADDLRQLGAFASKHPKVQDAVGLRERITATVSA from the coding sequence ATGCCGCAGCCAGAGAAAAAGCTCGACCCGGGGGCATCCCCGCAAGAGTGGTTCGGCTACGAGCTACGCCTTCGACGCAAGGCAGAGGAACTGTCGGCCCGCGCATTGGGGCGCTTAGTGCAGGTCAGCGACGATGTGATCTTGAACATTGAGAAGGGGAAATACCCGTCGTGCCAAAGGGAGTTGGCGCAGCGCCTCGACGGCATCCTTGAAACCGGAGGCGTCTTCGACCGGGCATGGCCCATGGCTTTCGACCCCCGTGATGCCGATAGAAAACGCTCTGATGCCGACAAGCGCCCTGCGGGCAGGCGGGAAGGAACGGTTCAGGTGCGCGAAGGCCGCATCCTGGGCAGAGACGAACCATCTCCTCGCCCTGGGAGCCCTGAGCCCGTGGACCGACGCTCGTTCCTCCAAGTCAGTGGCCTTGCCGCCATCGCCCCCATAGACCTCACCCAGGCTTTCGCCCCGTCCGGTCTGACGCTGCCCGAGTCCGTCGGCGCGAGCCACATCGACCAGATCCAGGAAGTTGCAACCTCAATCAGCAGCTGGGACAACACGTTCGGCGGCGGCGGTATGGTCCGCGACGTCGCCGGCCGAGCCATGCAATGGTCTGCAGGCCTTCTTCAGGCCCAGTGCCCGGAACACATGCGCGCCGACCTCTTTGCCGCCGTTTCACGTCTCGGCGTCGTCGTGGGGGCTTCCGCGTTCGACTCCTACGCGCACGAGGAAGCCACCACGACCTTCAAGTTCGCAGCGGACTGCGCAGAGGAGGCCGGGGACTGGCACTTGCGCGCCAAGACATACAGCTTGCTCGCCCGGCAGGCCGTGTGGATCGGACAGCCCGACGACGGGCTGACCTACGCCGAGAAGGGCTTGGTTCGCCGCGACCGCCTGACGGCGACCGAGCAGGCGATGCTGCACACGGCGCGCGCCCGAGCGTTCGGAAAGATGGGCAATGTCCGCGATTGCATGGCCGCCGTCGGAGAGGCCGACGATGCATTCACGCAGGCCCGCCCCGCAGAAGACCCCGCGTGGATGGCGTACTACGACGAGGCCCAGCACAACGGTGACACAGCCCACGCACTGTTCGACCTCGCGATCCTCGCCGGCCAGGACCCCGGGCGGGCAATCAGGCGCTTCTACACCGCGGTGAAGGGGCACTCCGAGGCCTTCAAACGGTCCCGGGCGCTCTCCCGCACCAAGCTCGCCGCGCTCCTGATGGCCAAGGGCGACCCGCGGCAGGCCGCAGTCATCGGGCATGACTCCCTGGACGAGGTCGGCCGACTCACCTCCCGTCGCGCCGCCGATGATCTTCGGCAGCTCGGGGCCTTCGCCTCCAAGCATCCGAAGGTTCAGGACGCCGTAGGCC